In a single window of the Lagenorhynchus albirostris chromosome 19, mLagAlb1.1, whole genome shotgun sequence genome:
- the IZUMO1 gene encoding izumo sperm-egg fusion protein 1 isoform X3, which yields MGPWRLPLLVAALAGCLLPARGCVMCDPNVVEALNSLETDYLPGHLEAKHHKNVMKRVKQAVEAFKDLPIDEDSYMGVVDEATLEKAAWSLLKDLKRITDSDVKGLMLQPLIWCSTCQKQVHSCRKSSNCGGEKAGPSRRGWRKRGGARGEIKSLKRSETGDSQQEKAGRDQVEGGWERAQNRERASHSNRLFPERKVKVHQMEDMILDCELNWHKLSQGLTDYSFYRVWGNNSETLMSKGKEPTLTKTMVRPKDAGTYRCELGSVQSSPATIIYFRVTVLPKRIVEEIPSPNTETEDEVAPGEVTLDRPRTATTLQSQSPKPEKVLRSRLAGLLIWGFVVLIASVATVILLSRSGKVIDFIKSSWFSTGRGAAQDSEVSEEKAKESRRK from the exons ATGGGGCCGTGGCGGCTCCCCCTCCTGGTGGCGGCTCTGGCCGGCTGCCTGCTTCCTGCCCGGGGCTGTGTCATGTGTGATCCAAACGTCGTGGAGGCGCTAAACTCCTTGGAGACGGATTACCTGCCTGGCCACCTGGAGGCCAAGCATCACAAAAACGTGATGAAAAGGGTAAAGCAGGCAGTGGAAGCTTTCAAGGACCTGCCGATTGACGAGGATTCCTATATGGGGGTCGTCG ATGAGGCCACACTGGAAAAGGCAGCTTGGAGTTTGCTGAAGGATCTGAAACGCATCACGGACAGTGATGTAAAAG GTTTGATGTTGCAGCCTCTGATCTGGTGCAGTACCTGCCAGAAGCAGGTTCACTCTTGTCGAAAGTCCTCGAATTGCGGAGGTGAGAAAGCTGGGCCCAGCCGGAGGGGTTGGCGCAAGAGGGGCGGAGCCAGAGGAGAGATCAAGAGTCTAAAGAGGTCGGAGACTGGAGACAGCCAACAAGAAAAGGCGGGGCGAGACCAAGTGgaagggggttgggagagggCCCAGAACCGTGAAAGAGCATCCCACAGTAACCGCCTATTCCCAGAGCGCAAAGTCAAGGTCCATCAGATGGAAGATATGATCCTGGACTGTGAGCTCAACTGGCATAAACTCTCTCAAGGCCTGACCGATTACAGCTTTTACAGG GTTTGGGGGAACAATTCTGAGACCTTGATGTCCAAGGGGAAGGAGCCCACGCTGACCAAGACCATGGTGCGTCCAAAGGATGCAGGCACCTATCGCTGCGAGCTGGGCTCCGTGCAATCCAGTCCAGCCACGATCATCTATTTTCGTGTAACAG TATTGCCCAAAAGAATCGTGGAGGAGATACCGTCACCAAACACTGAAACCGAGGATGAGGTGGCCCCAGGTGAGGTGACTTTGGATCGTCCCCGGACGGCCACAACCCTCCAGTCACAGTCTCCGAAGCCAGAGAAAGTGCTGAGGAGCCGCCTGGCCGGGCTGCTGATCTGGGGCTTTGTCGTGCTGATAGCCAGTGTTGCCACCGT GATACTTTTATCTCGGTCTGGGAAAGTGATCGATTTCATAAAGTCCTCCTGGTTCAGCACTGGCCGTGGAGCTGCTCAGGACTCTGAGGTTTCAGAAGAAAAGGCCAAAGAatcaaggagaaaataa
- the IZUMO1 gene encoding izumo sperm-egg fusion protein 1 isoform X6, translated as MGPWRLPLLVAALAGCLLPARGCVMCDPNVVEALNSLETDYLPGHLEAKHHKNVMKRVKQAVEAFKDLPIDEDSYMGVVDEATLEKAAWSLLKDLKRITDSDVKGELFVKELLWTLHLAKDNFASYAAQFQKAGLMLQPLIWCSTCQKQVHSCRKSSNCGERKVKVHQMEDMILDCELNWHKLSQGLTDYSFYRVWGNNSETLMSKGKEPTLTKTMVRPKDAGTYRCELGSVQSSPATIIYFRVTVLPKRIVEEIPSPNTETEDEVAPGEVTLDRPRTATTLQSQSPKPEKVLRSRLAGLLIWGFVVLIASVATVILLSRSGKVIDFIKSSWFSTGRGAAQDSEVSEEKAKESRRK; from the exons ATGGGGCCGTGGCGGCTCCCCCTCCTGGTGGCGGCTCTGGCCGGCTGCCTGCTTCCTGCCCGGGGCTGTGTCATGTGTGATCCAAACGTCGTGGAGGCGCTAAACTCCTTGGAGACGGATTACCTGCCTGGCCACCTGGAGGCCAAGCATCACAAAAACGTGATGAAAAGGGTAAAGCAGGCAGTGGAAGCTTTCAAGGACCTGCCGATTGACGAGGATTCCTATATGGGGGTCGTCG ATGAGGCCACACTGGAAAAGGCAGCTTGGAGTTTGCTGAAGGATCTGAAACGCATCACGGACAGTGATGTAAAAG GCGAGCTCTTCGTGAAGGAGCTGTTATGGACGTTGCACCTGGCAAAGGATAACTTTGCCAGCTACGCTGCTCAGTTTCAAAAAGCGG GTTTGATGTTGCAGCCTCTGATCTGGTGCAGTACCTGCCAGAAGCAGGTTCACTCTTGTCGAAAGTCCTCGAATTGCGGAG AGCGCAAAGTCAAGGTCCATCAGATGGAAGATATGATCCTGGACTGTGAGCTCAACTGGCATAAACTCTCTCAAGGCCTGACCGATTACAGCTTTTACAGG GTTTGGGGGAACAATTCTGAGACCTTGATGTCCAAGGGGAAGGAGCCCACGCTGACCAAGACCATGGTGCGTCCAAAGGATGCAGGCACCTATCGCTGCGAGCTGGGCTCCGTGCAATCCAGTCCAGCCACGATCATCTATTTTCGTGTAACAG TATTGCCCAAAAGAATCGTGGAGGAGATACCGTCACCAAACACTGAAACCGAGGATGAGGTGGCCCCAGGTGAGGTGACTTTGGATCGTCCCCGGACGGCCACAACCCTCCAGTCACAGTCTCCGAAGCCAGAGAAAGTGCTGAGGAGCCGCCTGGCCGGGCTGCTGATCTGGGGCTTTGTCGTGCTGATAGCCAGTGTTGCCACCGT GATACTTTTATCTCGGTCTGGGAAAGTGATCGATTTCATAAAGTCCTCCTGGTTCAGCACTGGCCGTGGAGCTGCTCAGGACTCTGAGGTTTCAGAAGAAAAGGCCAAAGAatcaaggagaaaataa
- the IZUMO1 gene encoding izumo sperm-egg fusion protein 1 isoform X2, translating into MGPWRLPLLVAALAGCLLPARGCVMCDPNVVEALNSLETDYLPGHLEAKHHKNVMKRVKQAVEAFKDLPIDEDSYMGVVDEATLEKAAWSLLKDLKRITDSDVKGELFVKELLWTLHLAKDNFASYAAQFQKAGLMLQPLIWCSTCQKQVHSCRKSSNCGGEKAGPSRRGWRKRGGARGEIKSLKRSETGDSQQEKAGRDQVEGGWERAQNRERASHSNRLFPERKVKVHQMEDMILDCELNWHKLSQGLTDYSFYRVWGNNSETLMSKGKEPTLTKTMVRPKDAGTYRCELGSVQSSPATIIYFRVTVLPKRIVEEIPSPNTETEDEVAPGEVTLDRPRTATTLQSQSPKPEKVLRSRLAGLLIWGFVVLIASVATVILLSRSGKVIDFIKSSWFSTGRGAAQDSEVSEEKAKESRRK; encoded by the exons ATGGGGCCGTGGCGGCTCCCCCTCCTGGTGGCGGCTCTGGCCGGCTGCCTGCTTCCTGCCCGGGGCTGTGTCATGTGTGATCCAAACGTCGTGGAGGCGCTAAACTCCTTGGAGACGGATTACCTGCCTGGCCACCTGGAGGCCAAGCATCACAAAAACGTGATGAAAAGGGTAAAGCAGGCAGTGGAAGCTTTCAAGGACCTGCCGATTGACGAGGATTCCTATATGGGGGTCGTCG ATGAGGCCACACTGGAAAAGGCAGCTTGGAGTTTGCTGAAGGATCTGAAACGCATCACGGACAGTGATGTAAAAG GCGAGCTCTTCGTGAAGGAGCTGTTATGGACGTTGCACCTGGCAAAGGATAACTTTGCCAGCTACGCTGCTCAGTTTCAAAAAGCGG GTTTGATGTTGCAGCCTCTGATCTGGTGCAGTACCTGCCAGAAGCAGGTTCACTCTTGTCGAAAGTCCTCGAATTGCGGAGGTGAGAAAGCTGGGCCCAGCCGGAGGGGTTGGCGCAAGAGGGGCGGAGCCAGAGGAGAGATCAAGAGTCTAAAGAGGTCGGAGACTGGAGACAGCCAACAAGAAAAGGCGGGGCGAGACCAAGTGgaagggggttgggagagggCCCAGAACCGTGAAAGAGCATCCCACAGTAACCGCCTATTCCCAGAGCGCAAAGTCAAGGTCCATCAGATGGAAGATATGATCCTGGACTGTGAGCTCAACTGGCATAAACTCTCTCAAGGCCTGACCGATTACAGCTTTTACAGG GTTTGGGGGAACAATTCTGAGACCTTGATGTCCAAGGGGAAGGAGCCCACGCTGACCAAGACCATGGTGCGTCCAAAGGATGCAGGCACCTATCGCTGCGAGCTGGGCTCCGTGCAATCCAGTCCAGCCACGATCATCTATTTTCGTGTAACAG TATTGCCCAAAAGAATCGTGGAGGAGATACCGTCACCAAACACTGAAACCGAGGATGAGGTGGCCCCAGGTGAGGTGACTTTGGATCGTCCCCGGACGGCCACAACCCTCCAGTCACAGTCTCCGAAGCCAGAGAAAGTGCTGAGGAGCCGCCTGGCCGGGCTGCTGATCTGGGGCTTTGTCGTGCTGATAGCCAGTGTTGCCACCGT GATACTTTTATCTCGGTCTGGGAAAGTGATCGATTTCATAAAGTCCTCCTGGTTCAGCACTGGCCGTGGAGCTGCTCAGGACTCTGAGGTTTCAGAAGAAAAGGCCAAAGAatcaaggagaaaataa
- the IZUMO1 gene encoding izumo sperm-egg fusion protein 1 isoform X7: MGPWRLPLLVAALAGCLLPARGCVMCDPNVVEALNSLETDYLPGHLEAKHHKNVMKRVKQAVEAFKDLPIDEDSYMGVVDEATLEKAAWSLLKDLKRITDSDVKGELFVKELLWTLHLAKDNFASYAAQFQKAAFCPNKCGLMLQPLIWCSTCQKQVHSCRKSSNCGGEKAGPSRRGWRKRGGARGEIKSLKRSETGDSQQEKAGRDQVEGGWERAQNRERASHSNRLFPERKVKVHQMEDMILDCELNWHKLSQGLTDYSFYRVWGNNSETLMSKGKEPTLTKTMVRPKDAGTYRCELGSVQSSPATIIYFRVTVLPKRIVEEIPSPNTETEDEVAPGYFYLGLGK; this comes from the exons ATGGGGCCGTGGCGGCTCCCCCTCCTGGTGGCGGCTCTGGCCGGCTGCCTGCTTCCTGCCCGGGGCTGTGTCATGTGTGATCCAAACGTCGTGGAGGCGCTAAACTCCTTGGAGACGGATTACCTGCCTGGCCACCTGGAGGCCAAGCATCACAAAAACGTGATGAAAAGGGTAAAGCAGGCAGTGGAAGCTTTCAAGGACCTGCCGATTGACGAGGATTCCTATATGGGGGTCGTCG ATGAGGCCACACTGGAAAAGGCAGCTTGGAGTTTGCTGAAGGATCTGAAACGCATCACGGACAGTGATGTAAAAG GCGAGCTCTTCGTGAAGGAGCTGTTATGGACGTTGCACCTGGCAAAGGATAACTTTGCCAGCTACGCTGCTCAGTTTCAAAAAGCGG CGTTTTGTCCCAACAAATGTG GTTTGATGTTGCAGCCTCTGATCTGGTGCAGTACCTGCCAGAAGCAGGTTCACTCTTGTCGAAAGTCCTCGAATTGCGGAGGTGAGAAAGCTGGGCCCAGCCGGAGGGGTTGGCGCAAGAGGGGCGGAGCCAGAGGAGAGATCAAGAGTCTAAAGAGGTCGGAGACTGGAGACAGCCAACAAGAAAAGGCGGGGCGAGACCAAGTGgaagggggttgggagagggCCCAGAACCGTGAAAGAGCATCCCACAGTAACCGCCTATTCCCAGAGCGCAAAGTCAAGGTCCATCAGATGGAAGATATGATCCTGGACTGTGAGCTCAACTGGCATAAACTCTCTCAAGGCCTGACCGATTACAGCTTTTACAGG GTTTGGGGGAACAATTCTGAGACCTTGATGTCCAAGGGGAAGGAGCCCACGCTGACCAAGACCATGGTGCGTCCAAAGGATGCAGGCACCTATCGCTGCGAGCTGGGCTCCGTGCAATCCAGTCCAGCCACGATCATCTATTTTCGTGTAACAG TATTGCCCAAAAGAATCGTGGAGGAGATACCGTCACCAAACACTGAAACCGAGGATGAGGTGGCCCCAG GATACTTTTATCTCGGTCTGGGAAAGTGA
- the IZUMO1 gene encoding izumo sperm-egg fusion protein 1 isoform X1 — MGPWRLPLLVAALAGCLLPARGCVMCDPNVVEALNSLETDYLPGHLEAKHHKNVMKRVKQAVEAFKDLPIDEDSYMGVVDEATLEKAAWSLLKDLKRITDSDVKGELFVKELLWTLHLAKDNFASYAAQFQKAAFCPNKCGLMLQPLIWCSTCQKQVHSCRKSSNCGGEKAGPSRRGWRKRGGARGEIKSLKRSETGDSQQEKAGRDQVEGGWERAQNRERASHSNRLFPERKVKVHQMEDMILDCELNWHKLSQGLTDYSFYRVWGNNSETLMSKGKEPTLTKTMVRPKDAGTYRCELGSVQSSPATIIYFRVTVLPKRIVEEIPSPNTETEDEVAPGEVTLDRPRTATTLQSQSPKPEKVLRSRLAGLLIWGFVVLIASVATVILLSRSGKVIDFIKSSWFSTGRGAAQDSEVSEEKAKESRRK; from the exons ATGGGGCCGTGGCGGCTCCCCCTCCTGGTGGCGGCTCTGGCCGGCTGCCTGCTTCCTGCCCGGGGCTGTGTCATGTGTGATCCAAACGTCGTGGAGGCGCTAAACTCCTTGGAGACGGATTACCTGCCTGGCCACCTGGAGGCCAAGCATCACAAAAACGTGATGAAAAGGGTAAAGCAGGCAGTGGAAGCTTTCAAGGACCTGCCGATTGACGAGGATTCCTATATGGGGGTCGTCG ATGAGGCCACACTGGAAAAGGCAGCTTGGAGTTTGCTGAAGGATCTGAAACGCATCACGGACAGTGATGTAAAAG GCGAGCTCTTCGTGAAGGAGCTGTTATGGACGTTGCACCTGGCAAAGGATAACTTTGCCAGCTACGCTGCTCAGTTTCAAAAAGCGG CGTTTTGTCCCAACAAATGTG GTTTGATGTTGCAGCCTCTGATCTGGTGCAGTACCTGCCAGAAGCAGGTTCACTCTTGTCGAAAGTCCTCGAATTGCGGAGGTGAGAAAGCTGGGCCCAGCCGGAGGGGTTGGCGCAAGAGGGGCGGAGCCAGAGGAGAGATCAAGAGTCTAAAGAGGTCGGAGACTGGAGACAGCCAACAAGAAAAGGCGGGGCGAGACCAAGTGgaagggggttgggagagggCCCAGAACCGTGAAAGAGCATCCCACAGTAACCGCCTATTCCCAGAGCGCAAAGTCAAGGTCCATCAGATGGAAGATATGATCCTGGACTGTGAGCTCAACTGGCATAAACTCTCTCAAGGCCTGACCGATTACAGCTTTTACAGG GTTTGGGGGAACAATTCTGAGACCTTGATGTCCAAGGGGAAGGAGCCCACGCTGACCAAGACCATGGTGCGTCCAAAGGATGCAGGCACCTATCGCTGCGAGCTGGGCTCCGTGCAATCCAGTCCAGCCACGATCATCTATTTTCGTGTAACAG TATTGCCCAAAAGAATCGTGGAGGAGATACCGTCACCAAACACTGAAACCGAGGATGAGGTGGCCCCAGGTGAGGTGACTTTGGATCGTCCCCGGACGGCCACAACCCTCCAGTCACAGTCTCCGAAGCCAGAGAAAGTGCTGAGGAGCCGCCTGGCCGGGCTGCTGATCTGGGGCTTTGTCGTGCTGATAGCCAGTGTTGCCACCGT GATACTTTTATCTCGGTCTGGGAAAGTGATCGATTTCATAAAGTCCTCCTGGTTCAGCACTGGCCGTGGAGCTGCTCAGGACTCTGAGGTTTCAGAAGAAAAGGCCAAAGAatcaaggagaaaataa
- the IZUMO1 gene encoding izumo sperm-egg fusion protein 1 isoform X5, translated as MGPWRLPLLVAALAGCLLPARGCVMCDPNVVEALNSLETDYLPGHLEAKHHKNVMKRVKQAVEAFKDLPIDEDSYMGVVDEATLEKAAWSLLKDLKRITDSDVKGELFVKELLWTLHLAKDNFASYAAQFQKAAFCPNKCGLMLQPLIWCSTCQKQVHSCRKSSNCGERKVKVHQMEDMILDCELNWHKLSQGLTDYSFYRVWGNNSETLMSKGKEPTLTKTMVRPKDAGTYRCELGSVQSSPATIIYFRVTVLPKRIVEEIPSPNTETEDEVAPGEVTLDRPRTATTLQSQSPKPEKVLRSRLAGLLIWGFVVLIASVATVILLSRSGKVIDFIKSSWFSTGRGAAQDSEVSEEKAKESRRK; from the exons ATGGGGCCGTGGCGGCTCCCCCTCCTGGTGGCGGCTCTGGCCGGCTGCCTGCTTCCTGCCCGGGGCTGTGTCATGTGTGATCCAAACGTCGTGGAGGCGCTAAACTCCTTGGAGACGGATTACCTGCCTGGCCACCTGGAGGCCAAGCATCACAAAAACGTGATGAAAAGGGTAAAGCAGGCAGTGGAAGCTTTCAAGGACCTGCCGATTGACGAGGATTCCTATATGGGGGTCGTCG ATGAGGCCACACTGGAAAAGGCAGCTTGGAGTTTGCTGAAGGATCTGAAACGCATCACGGACAGTGATGTAAAAG GCGAGCTCTTCGTGAAGGAGCTGTTATGGACGTTGCACCTGGCAAAGGATAACTTTGCCAGCTACGCTGCTCAGTTTCAAAAAGCGG CGTTTTGTCCCAACAAATGTG GTTTGATGTTGCAGCCTCTGATCTGGTGCAGTACCTGCCAGAAGCAGGTTCACTCTTGTCGAAAGTCCTCGAATTGCGGAG AGCGCAAAGTCAAGGTCCATCAGATGGAAGATATGATCCTGGACTGTGAGCTCAACTGGCATAAACTCTCTCAAGGCCTGACCGATTACAGCTTTTACAGG GTTTGGGGGAACAATTCTGAGACCTTGATGTCCAAGGGGAAGGAGCCCACGCTGACCAAGACCATGGTGCGTCCAAAGGATGCAGGCACCTATCGCTGCGAGCTGGGCTCCGTGCAATCCAGTCCAGCCACGATCATCTATTTTCGTGTAACAG TATTGCCCAAAAGAATCGTGGAGGAGATACCGTCACCAAACACTGAAACCGAGGATGAGGTGGCCCCAGGTGAGGTGACTTTGGATCGTCCCCGGACGGCCACAACCCTCCAGTCACAGTCTCCGAAGCCAGAGAAAGTGCTGAGGAGCCGCCTGGCCGGGCTGCTGATCTGGGGCTTTGTCGTGCTGATAGCCAGTGTTGCCACCGT GATACTTTTATCTCGGTCTGGGAAAGTGATCGATTTCATAAAGTCCTCCTGGTTCAGCACTGGCCGTGGAGCTGCTCAGGACTCTGAGGTTTCAGAAGAAAAGGCCAAAGAatcaaggagaaaataa
- the IZUMO1 gene encoding izumo sperm-egg fusion protein 1 isoform X9 produces the protein MGPWRLPLLVAALAGCLLPARGCVMCDPNVVEALNSLETDYLPGHLEAKHHKNVMKRVKQAVEAFKDLPIDEDSYMGVVDEATLEKAAWSLLKDLKRITDSDVKERKVKVHQMEDMILDCELNWHKLSQGLTDYSFYRVWGNNSETLMSKGKEPTLTKTMVRPKDAGTYRCELGSVQSSPATIIYFRVTVLPKRIVEEIPSPNTETEDEVAPGEVTLDRPRTATTLQSQSPKPEKVLRSRLAGLLIWGFVVLIASVATVILLSRSGKVIDFIKSSWFSTGRGAAQDSEVSEEKAKESRRK, from the exons ATGGGGCCGTGGCGGCTCCCCCTCCTGGTGGCGGCTCTGGCCGGCTGCCTGCTTCCTGCCCGGGGCTGTGTCATGTGTGATCCAAACGTCGTGGAGGCGCTAAACTCCTTGGAGACGGATTACCTGCCTGGCCACCTGGAGGCCAAGCATCACAAAAACGTGATGAAAAGGGTAAAGCAGGCAGTGGAAGCTTTCAAGGACCTGCCGATTGACGAGGATTCCTATATGGGGGTCGTCG ATGAGGCCACACTGGAAAAGGCAGCTTGGAGTTTGCTGAAGGATCTGAAACGCATCACGGACAGTGATGTAAAAG AGCGCAAAGTCAAGGTCCATCAGATGGAAGATATGATCCTGGACTGTGAGCTCAACTGGCATAAACTCTCTCAAGGCCTGACCGATTACAGCTTTTACAGG GTTTGGGGGAACAATTCTGAGACCTTGATGTCCAAGGGGAAGGAGCCCACGCTGACCAAGACCATGGTGCGTCCAAAGGATGCAGGCACCTATCGCTGCGAGCTGGGCTCCGTGCAATCCAGTCCAGCCACGATCATCTATTTTCGTGTAACAG TATTGCCCAAAAGAATCGTGGAGGAGATACCGTCACCAAACACTGAAACCGAGGATGAGGTGGCCCCAGGTGAGGTGACTTTGGATCGTCCCCGGACGGCCACAACCCTCCAGTCACAGTCTCCGAAGCCAGAGAAAGTGCTGAGGAGCCGCCTGGCCGGGCTGCTGATCTGGGGCTTTGTCGTGCTGATAGCCAGTGTTGCCACCGT GATACTTTTATCTCGGTCTGGGAAAGTGATCGATTTCATAAAGTCCTCCTGGTTCAGCACTGGCCGTGGAGCTGCTCAGGACTCTGAGGTTTCAGAAGAAAAGGCCAAAGAatcaaggagaaaataa
- the IZUMO1 gene encoding izumo sperm-egg fusion protein 1 isoform X8, whose translation MGPWRLPLLVAALAGCLLPARGCVMCDPNVVEALNSLETDYLPGHLEAKHHKNVMKRVKQAVEAFKDLPIDEDSYMGVVDEATLEKAAWSLLKDLKRITDSDVKGLMLQPLIWCSTCQKQVHSCRKSSNCGERKVKVHQMEDMILDCELNWHKLSQGLTDYSFYRVWGNNSETLMSKGKEPTLTKTMVRPKDAGTYRCELGSVQSSPATIIYFRVTVLPKRIVEEIPSPNTETEDEVAPGEVTLDRPRTATTLQSQSPKPEKVLRSRLAGLLIWGFVVLIASVATVILLSRSGKVIDFIKSSWFSTGRGAAQDSEVSEEKAKESRRK comes from the exons ATGGGGCCGTGGCGGCTCCCCCTCCTGGTGGCGGCTCTGGCCGGCTGCCTGCTTCCTGCCCGGGGCTGTGTCATGTGTGATCCAAACGTCGTGGAGGCGCTAAACTCCTTGGAGACGGATTACCTGCCTGGCCACCTGGAGGCCAAGCATCACAAAAACGTGATGAAAAGGGTAAAGCAGGCAGTGGAAGCTTTCAAGGACCTGCCGATTGACGAGGATTCCTATATGGGGGTCGTCG ATGAGGCCACACTGGAAAAGGCAGCTTGGAGTTTGCTGAAGGATCTGAAACGCATCACGGACAGTGATGTAAAAG GTTTGATGTTGCAGCCTCTGATCTGGTGCAGTACCTGCCAGAAGCAGGTTCACTCTTGTCGAAAGTCCTCGAATTGCGGAG AGCGCAAAGTCAAGGTCCATCAGATGGAAGATATGATCCTGGACTGTGAGCTCAACTGGCATAAACTCTCTCAAGGCCTGACCGATTACAGCTTTTACAGG GTTTGGGGGAACAATTCTGAGACCTTGATGTCCAAGGGGAAGGAGCCCACGCTGACCAAGACCATGGTGCGTCCAAAGGATGCAGGCACCTATCGCTGCGAGCTGGGCTCCGTGCAATCCAGTCCAGCCACGATCATCTATTTTCGTGTAACAG TATTGCCCAAAAGAATCGTGGAGGAGATACCGTCACCAAACACTGAAACCGAGGATGAGGTGGCCCCAGGTGAGGTGACTTTGGATCGTCCCCGGACGGCCACAACCCTCCAGTCACAGTCTCCGAAGCCAGAGAAAGTGCTGAGGAGCCGCCTGGCCGGGCTGCTGATCTGGGGCTTTGTCGTGCTGATAGCCAGTGTTGCCACCGT GATACTTTTATCTCGGTCTGGGAAAGTGATCGATTTCATAAAGTCCTCCTGGTTCAGCACTGGCCGTGGAGCTGCTCAGGACTCTGAGGTTTCAGAAGAAAAGGCCAAAGAatcaaggagaaaataa
- the IZUMO1 gene encoding izumo sperm-egg fusion protein 1 isoform X4 — MGPWRLPLLVAALAGCLLPARGCVMCDPNVVEALNSLETDYLPGHLEAKHHKNVMKRVKQAVEAFKDLPIDEDSYMGVVDEATLEKAAWSLLKDLKRITDSDVKGELFVKELLWTLHLAKDNFASYAAQFQKAAFCPNKCGLMLQPLIWCSTCQKQVHSCRKSSNCGGEKAGPSRRGWRKRGGARGEIKSLKRSETGDSQQEKAGRDQVEGGWERAQNRERASHSNRLFPERKVKVHQMEDMILDCELNWHKLSQGLTDYSFYRVWGNNSETLMSKGKEPTLTKTMVRPKDAGTYRCELGSVQSSPATIIYFRVTVLPKRIVEEIPSPNTETEDEVAPGEVTLDRPRTATTLQSQSPKPEKVLRSRLAGLLIWGFVVLIASVATV; from the exons ATGGGGCCGTGGCGGCTCCCCCTCCTGGTGGCGGCTCTGGCCGGCTGCCTGCTTCCTGCCCGGGGCTGTGTCATGTGTGATCCAAACGTCGTGGAGGCGCTAAACTCCTTGGAGACGGATTACCTGCCTGGCCACCTGGAGGCCAAGCATCACAAAAACGTGATGAAAAGGGTAAAGCAGGCAGTGGAAGCTTTCAAGGACCTGCCGATTGACGAGGATTCCTATATGGGGGTCGTCG ATGAGGCCACACTGGAAAAGGCAGCTTGGAGTTTGCTGAAGGATCTGAAACGCATCACGGACAGTGATGTAAAAG GCGAGCTCTTCGTGAAGGAGCTGTTATGGACGTTGCACCTGGCAAAGGATAACTTTGCCAGCTACGCTGCTCAGTTTCAAAAAGCGG CGTTTTGTCCCAACAAATGTG GTTTGATGTTGCAGCCTCTGATCTGGTGCAGTACCTGCCAGAAGCAGGTTCACTCTTGTCGAAAGTCCTCGAATTGCGGAGGTGAGAAAGCTGGGCCCAGCCGGAGGGGTTGGCGCAAGAGGGGCGGAGCCAGAGGAGAGATCAAGAGTCTAAAGAGGTCGGAGACTGGAGACAGCCAACAAGAAAAGGCGGGGCGAGACCAAGTGgaagggggttgggagagggCCCAGAACCGTGAAAGAGCATCCCACAGTAACCGCCTATTCCCAGAGCGCAAAGTCAAGGTCCATCAGATGGAAGATATGATCCTGGACTGTGAGCTCAACTGGCATAAACTCTCTCAAGGCCTGACCGATTACAGCTTTTACAGG GTTTGGGGGAACAATTCTGAGACCTTGATGTCCAAGGGGAAGGAGCCCACGCTGACCAAGACCATGGTGCGTCCAAAGGATGCAGGCACCTATCGCTGCGAGCTGGGCTCCGTGCAATCCAGTCCAGCCACGATCATCTATTTTCGTGTAACAG TATTGCCCAAAAGAATCGTGGAGGAGATACCGTCACCAAACACTGAAACCGAGGATGAGGTGGCCCCAGGTGAGGTGACTTTGGATCGTCCCCGGACGGCCACAACCCTCCAGTCACAGTCTCCGAAGCCAGAGAAAGTGCTGAGGAGCCGCCTGGCCGGGCTGCTGATCTGGGGCTTTGTCGTGCTGATAGCCAGTGTTGCCACCGTGTGA